CGTCGTGTAGCCGCCGCAGATTCCCACCATCACGAACTGCCGCGCCGGCGTGCCGATGAGCAGGCGCCCGTCGGGGCCGCTCAGCGTCGCGAAAAATCCGAGCACCAGGCACCCCGTGACATTTACCAACATCGTGCCGTACGGAAACGTGCCGCCGGTGAGCGTGGTAACCACGCCCGAAAAAAAATACCGCCCCATCCCGCCGAGCGCACTGCCAATCGCAATCAGGAAATACGCGAGCACCCGCAAACCTCCTGTCTCTCAGACACTTACCCGGCCGCCGATCTCGACAAGTGGCCGTCGTCGGCGAGTCCGTCCACAATCAGATGAAGATAGATGAGTCCGGCGTACCGATGCCACCGCTCGAGCGCCGCCGACAATGGTTACGCCTCGTTGCCGCCGATGCCGACGCGATGCTCCAGCGCGCGCATTCGCCGAATTATTTCGGGCAGCCGCGTCAGCACGGTGGCGTAGCGGCGGAACTTGCGCACGTCCACCGCGGGGATGCCCCCGACGACCGCGTCGTCT
This region of Candidatus Binatus sp. genomic DNA includes:
- the crcB gene encoding fluoride efflux transporter CrcB, whose translation is MLAYFLIAIGSALGGMGRYFFSGVVTTLTGGTFPYGTMLVNVTGCLVLGFFATLSGPDGRLLIGTPARQFVMVGICGGYTTFSTFSLETFYLMRAGEWMPAALNAAGSVLLCVLSVWLGFIAATALNRGV